The proteins below are encoded in one region of Streptomyces sp. NBC_00490:
- a CDS encoding alpha/beta hydrolase, with amino-acid sequence MTRFVRWTALAAAAALLAGGCSGGSSDDGKNDEGTNTSTPSSGASDTEAAAALPSSLTSQKLDWKGCKGTADSPAPSSEWQCATLKAPLDWAKPEGRTIGLALIRAKARGDSGERIGSLLFNFGGPGGSGVSMMPLYGATVSTLRERYDLVSWDPRGVAASEGVRCRGDKEIQSAESVDATPDTAAEEAAYFKDATTFGKGCQKAAGALLAHVSTTDTARDMDLMRQVLGDTKMHYFGISYGTELGGVYAHLFPKKVGRLILDAVVDPSADTVGHAENQTRGFQRALDDYLKSTGQAPEQGTRKIADLLKKLDANPLPTGSDRKLTQTLAVTGIVLPLYSKSSWPTLTSALKAAEQGDGSELLTLADGYNERDTAGHYGTTTHSQRVISCLDDKQRPTAAETKKLLPTFEKLSPVFGAFLGWDTAGWCHDWPVTGQWDTPEVSAPGAPPVLVVGNTGDPATPYEGARKMADELGKDVGVVLTWKGEGHGAYGSGSDCVDSTVNAYLLKGTVPKDGKVCS; translated from the coding sequence ATGACGCGTTTCGTACGGTGGACGGCCCTGGCCGCCGCCGCGGCACTGCTGGCGGGGGGCTGCAGCGGCGGCTCGTCCGACGACGGCAAGAACGACGAGGGCACGAACACGTCCACTCCGTCGTCGGGTGCCTCCGACACCGAGGCGGCCGCCGCGCTGCCGTCCTCGCTGACCTCTCAGAAACTCGACTGGAAGGGCTGCAAGGGCACGGCGGACTCCCCCGCGCCGAGCAGCGAATGGCAGTGCGCGACGCTCAAGGCGCCGCTGGACTGGGCGAAGCCGGAGGGCAGGACGATCGGTCTGGCGCTGATCCGCGCCAAGGCCCGCGGCGACAGCGGCGAGCGCATCGGCTCGCTGCTGTTCAACTTCGGCGGCCCGGGCGGCTCGGGCGTGTCCATGATGCCGCTGTACGGCGCGACGGTCTCCACGCTCCGCGAGCGGTACGACCTGGTGAGCTGGGACCCGCGCGGGGTCGCCGCCAGCGAGGGCGTCCGCTGTCGCGGCGACAAGGAGATCCAGTCCGCCGAGAGCGTGGACGCGACGCCGGACACCGCGGCTGAGGAAGCGGCGTACTTCAAGGACGCCACCACCTTCGGCAAGGGCTGCCAGAAGGCCGCCGGGGCGCTCCTGGCGCACGTCTCGACCACCGACACCGCCCGCGACATGGACCTCATGCGCCAGGTGCTGGGCGACACGAAGATGCACTACTTCGGCATCTCCTACGGCACCGAACTCGGCGGCGTCTACGCCCACCTGTTCCCGAAGAAGGTCGGGCGGCTGATCCTCGACGCGGTCGTCGACCCGAGCGCCGACACGGTGGGCCACGCGGAGAACCAGACCCGGGGCTTCCAGCGGGCGCTCGACGACTATCTGAAGTCGACCGGCCAGGCCCCCGAGCAGGGCACGCGGAAGATCGCCGACCTGCTGAAGAAGCTCGACGCGAACCCGCTGCCGACCGGCTCCGACCGGAAGCTGACGCAGACGCTCGCGGTCACGGGCATCGTGCTTCCCCTGTACAGCAAGTCCAGCTGGCCCACCCTGACCAGTGCGCTGAAGGCCGCGGAACAGGGCGACGGTTCGGAGCTGCTGACGCTCGCCGACGGTTACAACGAGCGGGACACCGCGGGACACTACGGCACGACGACCCACTCGCAGCGGGTCATATCGTGCTTGGACGACAAGCAGCGGCCGACCGCCGCGGAGACGAAGAAGCTGCTGCCGACGTTCGAGAAGCTCTCGCCCGTCTTCGGTGCCTTCCTGGGCTGGGACACGGCCGGCTGGTGCCACGACTGGCCGGTGACCGGACAGTGGGACACCCCGGAGGTGAGCGCTCCCGGTGCGCCGCCGGTCCTCGTGGTCGGCAACACCGGCGACCCGGCGACGCCCTACGAGGGCGCCCGGAAGATGGCGGACGAGCTGGGCAAGGACGTCGGTGTGGTGCTCACCTGGAAGGGCGAGGGCCACGGGGCGTACGGCAGCGGGAGCGACTGCGTCGACTCCACGGTGAACGCTTATCTGCTCAAGGGCACGGTGCCCAAGGACGGCAAGGTCTGCTCATGA
- a CDS encoding alpha/beta hydrolase — protein sequence MPNPPRLRVAALTVSAVLLSTLLAGCGDDSEDQDVTAQKLSWKDCPAPDAAEGGGDAPSPLPNGDTWQCATLKAPLDWNKPKGDKIGLALIRAKASGDESKRIGSLIFNFGGPGGSGVTTLPAFGEDYAKLRTRYDLVSFDPRGVGRSEPVECLNDLQLDAYFQQDATPDDTAERTRLLDNTKEFNAACEDNSEKVLSHVRTTDAARDLDLMRQILGDRQLHYFGISYGTELGGVYAHLFPQKVGRAVFDAVVDPTEDSEQGSLGQAKGFQRALDNFAEHCVSQTEDCPIGDSEQDVKARIAKLLKDLDSAPIPGVGLRELTQTAATSGIAQSLYSQDFWEYLTEGLEQAYDGDGRVLMLLADSMNGRNEDGEYSNLSAANIAINCADDKPRYTEDYVERKLPEFRSVSPVFGDYLAWGMVSCTDWAVAGAAEHPDVSAAGSAPILVIGNTGDPATPYEGARKMVDALGKGVGVELTYKGQGHGAYGSENTCVHGAVNGYLLDGKVPAAGTICS from the coding sequence CCGCCCTGACCGTCTCCGCCGTCCTGCTGTCCACCCTGCTGGCGGGCTGCGGCGACGACTCCGAGGACCAGGACGTCACAGCCCAGAAGCTGAGCTGGAAGGACTGCCCGGCACCGGACGCGGCGGAGGGCGGTGGTGACGCCCCGTCACCTCTGCCGAACGGCGACACGTGGCAGTGCGCCACCCTGAAAGCGCCGCTCGACTGGAACAAGCCCAAGGGCGACAAGATCGGGCTCGCGCTGATCCGGGCGAAGGCCAGCGGCGACGAGAGCAAGCGGATCGGCTCCCTGATCTTCAACTTCGGCGGCCCCGGCGGCTCGGGCGTCACCACGCTGCCCGCCTTCGGCGAGGATTACGCGAAACTGCGCACCCGCTACGACCTGGTGAGCTTCGACCCGCGCGGGGTGGGCCGCAGCGAACCCGTGGAGTGCCTCAACGACCTCCAGCTCGACGCGTACTTCCAGCAGGACGCGACCCCTGACGACACGGCCGAGCGCACCAGGCTCCTGGACAACACCAAGGAGTTCAACGCGGCCTGCGAGGACAACTCCGAGAAAGTCCTCTCCCATGTGCGCACCACCGACGCCGCCCGCGACCTGGACCTGATGCGCCAGATCCTCGGCGACAGGCAACTGCACTACTTCGGCATCTCCTACGGCACCGAACTCGGCGGCGTCTACGCCCACCTGTTCCCCCAGAAGGTGGGCCGCGCCGTCTTCGACGCGGTCGTCGACCCGACCGAGGACTCGGAGCAGGGCTCCCTCGGGCAGGCCAAGGGCTTCCAGCGCGCGCTCGACAACTTCGCCGAGCACTGTGTGTCGCAGACGGAAGACTGCCCGATCGGCGACAGCGAACAGGACGTCAAGGCCCGTATCGCCAAGCTGCTGAAGGACCTCGACAGCGCACCGATCCCCGGTGTCGGTCTGCGCGAGCTGACCCAGACCGCCGCGACCAGCGGAATCGCCCAGTCGCTGTACTCGCAGGACTTCTGGGAGTACCTCACCGAGGGCCTGGAGCAGGCCTACGACGGGGACGGCCGGGTGCTGATGCTGCTGGCCGACTCCATGAACGGGCGCAACGAGGACGGCGAGTACAGCAATCTCAGCGCGGCCAACATCGCCATCAACTGCGCCGACGACAAGCCCCGTTACACCGAGGACTACGTGGAGCGGAAGCTGCCGGAGTTCCGGTCCGTCTCCCCCGTCTTCGGCGACTACCTGGCATGGGGCATGGTCAGCTGCACCGACTGGGCCGTCGCGGGCGCCGCCGAGCACCCGGACGTGAGTGCGGCCGGCTCGGCGCCGATCCTTGTCATCGGGAACACCGGCGACCCGGCCACACCGTACGAGGGGGCACGGAAGATGGTGGACGCGCTGGGCAAGGGCGTGGGCGTGGAGCTGACGTACAAGGGGCAGGGGCACGGCGCGTACGGCAGCGAGAACACGTGTGTGCACGGCGCGGTGAACGGCTATCTGCTGGACGGGAAGGTACCGGCGGCCGGGACGATCTGCTCCTGA
- the moeZ gene encoding adenylyltransferase/sulfurtransferase MoeZ, producing MSLPPLVEPASELTVDEVRRYSRHLIIPDVGMDGQKRLKNAKVLCVGAGGLGSPALMYLAAAGVGTIGIVEFDEVDESNLQRQIIHSQADIGRSKAESARDSVLGINPYVNVILHEERLEAENVMDIFSQYDLIVDGTDNFATRYLVNDAAVLLNKPYVWGSIYRFDGQASVFWAEHGPCYRCLYPEPPPPGMVPSCAEGGVLGVLCASIGSIQVNEAIKLLAGIGEPLVGRLMIYDALEMQYRQVKVRKDPNCAVCGENPTVTELIDYEAFCGVVSEEAQEAAAGSTITPKQLKEWIDDGENIEIIDVREINEYEIVSIPGAKLIPKNEFLMGTALESLPQDKKIVLHCKTGVRSAEVLAVLKSAGFADAVHVGGGVIGWVHQIEPDKPVY from the coding sequence GTGTCGCTGCCACCCCTGGTCGAGCCCGCTTCCGAGCTCACCGTAGACGAGGTCCGCAGGTACTCCCGCCACCTGATCATCCCCGACGTGGGGATGGACGGGCAGAAGCGGCTGAAGAACGCCAAGGTGCTGTGTGTGGGCGCCGGCGGCCTGGGCTCGCCGGCGCTGATGTACCTGGCCGCGGCGGGCGTGGGCACGATCGGCATCGTGGAGTTCGACGAGGTCGACGAGTCGAACCTGCAGCGCCAGATCATCCACAGCCAGGCCGACATCGGCCGCTCCAAGGCCGAGTCCGCGCGCGACTCCGTCCTCGGCATCAACCCGTACGTGAACGTGATCCTCCACGAAGAGCGGCTCGAGGCCGAGAACGTGATGGACATCTTCAGCCAGTACGACCTGATCGTCGACGGCACCGACAACTTCGCGACCCGCTACCTCGTCAACGACGCGGCCGTGCTGCTGAACAAGCCGTACGTATGGGGCTCGATCTACCGCTTCGACGGCCAGGCCTCGGTCTTCTGGGCCGAGCACGGCCCGTGCTACCGCTGCCTCTACCCGGAGCCCCCGCCCCCGGGCATGGTCCCCTCCTGCGCCGAGGGCGGCGTCCTGGGCGTGCTGTGCGCGTCCATCGGCTCCATCCAGGTCAACGAGGCCATCAAGCTCCTCGCGGGCATCGGCGAGCCGCTCGTCGGCCGCCTGATGATCTACGACGCCCTGGAGATGCAGTACCGCCAGGTCAAGGTCCGCAAGGACCCGAACTGCGCGGTCTGCGGCGAGAACCCGACCGTCACCGAGCTCATCGACTACGAGGCCTTCTGCGGCGTCGTCTCCGAGGAGGCCCAGGAGGCGGCCGCCGGCTCGACGATCACTCCCAAGCAGCTCAAGGAGTGGATCGACGACGGCGAGAACATCGAGATCATCGACGTCCGCGAGATCAACGAGTACGAGATCGTCTCCATCCCGGGCGCCAAGCTGATCCCGAAGAACGAGTTCCTCATGGGTACCGCCCTGGAGAGCCTCCCGCAGGACAAGAAGATCGTCCTGCACTGCAAGACGGGTGTCCGCAGTGCGGAAGTCCTCGCCGTGCTGAAGTCCGCGGGCTTCGCGGACGCCGTGCACGTCGGCGGCGGCGTGATCGGCTGGGTCCACCAGATCGAGCCCGACAAGCCGGTGTACTGA